TGTTCCAGTTGGTCCCGCCAGTGCGCCGCGGAGTCGGGCGCGCCGGGCGCGTGGACGTACACCACGGTCAAGCTCGCACCGGACGCCTCGGCCAGCCCGACCGCGTGGAAGTACGCCTGGTTCGAGTAGCTCGAAAAATCGGTCGGGTACAGGATGCGCGTGACGCGGATCATTAGTTGGCCCCGCGAAGTCAGGTGGCCCGGTCAACGACCACCGCTCCTATCGTACCAACGGAACCGGACGAAGGAAGGCGGGAACTGCGGTTGGTGAACATCACCCGCAAGGGCGGTGGGTGGACTCAAGGACAACAGATGTGCTTATCGAGGTGTGGTGTGGACGCGCCCGACAAGAGGCAACCCACCCACCGCCCTTGCGGACAGGGTTCACCAATCTGGCACTTTGTGGGAATTGGCGAAGTGGGGGAAACTCGCCTGAGCGTCCGATTGGCTCGCGAAATTTCCTAAATCGCCGTGCTTTCCACAGCATATAAAGGGCGCGCAAGTCCGTTTAATCCAATCAATCTATCTCTGCCGATTGTAACAGTGTATGTGTGCGTTCCACGATTTGAGGCGCGGACATGCGGTATCGGTTGTGTGTGACTACAGCGACGCTCGTGTTGCTTGTAGTCGGCGCACGCGCCGATGAGTACGCAGTGCCGGCGTGGGAGTTACCGCCCCCAAATACCGACCCTTTCAGCACACCGTTTTTTCAACCGTCGAATTCGTCAGAGCACTCTCCCAACGTGCGGAACTCGGCACTCGTGGACGCCGTTACCACGCACGATCCGCGTGCGGTGACATTGCCCTCCGAGGTCGTTGGGGCGCGTGCCTGTTGTTGCAACTACACGACGTGGGCCATAATGGAGTTACTGATCGGGCGCACGCGCGGGCCGAGTGTCGCGCCTATCGTGACGACCGGCCCGGTGTCTGCGGGTGCGTTTGCAGGCGCGATCGGCCAGCCAACCACGCTACCATTATTTGGCGGGAAACGGATTCTCGACGACTGGCGCAGTGGCCTGCGCATCGAACTCGGAGCGTGGTTGGACAGCAGCCAGCAGAGTGGCATCGGGCTTCGCTTTTACTCGCTGTTTACAGCCAACGAGCAGTTCCGCTCGGCCTCTAACAACCGGATCGTTATCAATGTTCCGCAATCAGTGAGTGCCGGGCCGATCGCGATTCAGATCCCCGCGTTCGTGAACTTCCCCGGAGCGAGTACCGGGCGCGCCGCGGCCAGTGCCGAGACGATGTTCGCGGGTGGTGACGTGAACTGGCGCTACCTGATCAATCGGAACGAGTGGGGCCGCGTGGACACGCTCGTGGGCTACCGGCAACTGCACCTCGTGGACTCGCTCGGGTCGAATTTCAACGTCGCGTCCACCGCACCGGCCAGCGAATCGTTCCTCGCGTCCCCGCAGTACGCAGGGGCCGACAGCGTACATACACGGGACAATTTCTACGGCCCGCAACTCGGGTTGTGCGCCTCGGTTGGTGTGGGGCGCTTTTGGGTCGAGGGGCACGCGACGGGCGCGTTGGGGGTGACAGAGAGTTCACTGGATTTCGCACGCTCGCGAACGGGTGTTGTTGCGTCGAACCCGGCCGCGATGCTCGCCACGCTCGGCGCACCGGCCTCCGCCACGAACACCGTGATGGCCGCAGCGACGAATCACGTGCCGACGATGCAATCGAACGTGGCGAATCGGTTGTCGTACTTCGGAGTGGTGGGCGAGGGTGGTGTGCGGGTGAACTGGCGCGCCACGGATCACGTTCGCTTCACGGCCGGGTACAGCTTCCTTTACTGGAACAACGTGCGCCGGGCGCAAGAGATGTTCATACTCGGTCCCGTGCTGCGACCGCAAGCGATCGACTTCACCACGCACCTGTTCAGCGTGGGGCTGGATCTGCGCTTCTGATCTCGCATCGGTAGCGATTCACGTCAGCTTCCCACTTCGAGAAAGTTTTGTAACAGCGCTCCTACTGAGCTACCGAACCCGCCGAAGCCCAATTACAACCCTCAAATCGCCCATCATCTCTGGAGAGTGCTGATGAAGACGGTGCGTTGTTTCTGTGCGGTCGCGTTGGTGGCCGCACTGGTAGCTCCCGCAGCGCGCGGGCAGGATGCTCCCAAACCCGGTCCGGAGCACGAGATCCTCAAGAAGCAGGAGGGCAACTGGGATCTCGTGATGAAGTTCGGTGGGGGCGAATCCAAGGGGACCGTGACGTACAAAATGGACCTCGGCGGGCTGTGGCTGTCCGGGGCTCTGGAGAGCGAACTCTTCGGCACGAAGTTCCAGGGTCGGAGCCTCGAAACCTACGACGCCGCCAAGAAGAAGTACATCAGCGTGTGGGTGGACAGCATGGGCACCCAACCGATGGTGATGGAAGGCACCTACGACAAAGACAAGAAAACGCTGACGTTGACCGGCGAGCACCCCGGACAGGACGGCAAACCGGCGAAGTGGAAGTCGGTGACCACGCTGACGGACGACAACACGATCAACTTCAGTATGTTCGTGGGCGACGACAAAGAACCGATGTTCACGATCGTCTACAAGCGGAAGAAATAACTCGGGCGCAGCGCACGTGTGGCCCAGGCCCGTTGGCCTGGGTTTTTGTTTTGGTACGCCTCACTGCACCCGCTTTATACTGCGGCATCGCTTCACTTCGCCGCAGGTGCTTTCATGTCCGTCACTCGTCGCGAGTTCGTTGCGTCCGCTCTCGCACTTCCTTTGGCTAACAACGCTCGCTCGGGCGAGACGAAACATCCGGTCGTTGTGGATACGCACCTCCATTGTTTCGCGGGGAAGGGCGACCCCAAGTTCCCCTATCACAAAGACGGACCGTACCAACCCGCGGACCCGGCCACACCGGAGCACCTGTTGAAGTGCATGGCCGAGGCCGGAGTTGATTACGCGATCATCGTTCACCCGGAGCCGTATCAGGACGACCACCGGTACCTCGAACACTGCCTCACTATTGGCAAAGGGAAGCTCAAAGGAACGTGCTTGTTCTTCGCGGGGCGCGAGGGTTCGGCCGAGAAGCTGAAGGAGCTGGCGAAGAAGGTGCCGCTCGTTGCGGGGCGAATTCACGCCTACAACCCGGACCGCCTTCCGCCGTTCGGGAAACCGGAACTTACGGCACTCTGGAAGCAAATCGCTGAACTCGGACTCGCGGTCCAACTTCACTTCGAGCCGAAATACGCAGAAGGTTTCGAGTCGCTCATCAAGGAGTTCAAAAGCACCCGCGTCCTGATCGATCACTTGGGGCGCCCGTTTCAGGGCGCTGCGAAGGAATACGAGCGCGTGCTGAGTTGGGCCAAGTACGCGAACGTGGTGATGAAGTTATCGAGCGTGCCGGACAAAAAGGCGTACCCACATCGCGACCCACAGCCTGTGGTGAAGCAGCTCACCGAGGAGTTCGGCGCGGACCGGTTAATGTTCGGTGGCGGTTACAACGAGAAGGCGACTGGTAAGAGCTACCGTGCCGAACGCGAGCGAGTCGCCGGATTACTGGCGCACTTGAGCGACGCGGACCGCGCGAAGATTTTCGGCGGCACCGCTGCGAAGCTGTTCAAGTTGGGGTGAGCGATGACGGAACAAGAGTGGCTGAACTGCACGGACCTAACGCCGATGTTGGAGTTCCTTCGGGGGAACGTGAGCGACCGAAAGTTGCGGCTATTTGCCGTGGCTTGTTGCCGTTCGGTTTGGCACTTGGTGAGCGAACCGTTAGTGCGCAAGGCTATTGAAATCGCCGAGTGTTATGCGGACGGGCAGGTTCTTGACGAAGACATAGACATTGTGCATCGAGAAGTCGCAAATGAAGAAGCGGGATGGCACTACGGCGGGGGCGGGGTGCAACTTAATACGGCGGCAGCAGCGGCAGCGGCTACGGCCGCCGAGAGATACGAAATTCACTGGGGCAATGGAAGTGACTGGTACGTCGCCACCACTGCGGAAGCGAGCGCTGGGGCAGCGGGCTCGGCGTGGTTGGTTTACGCTGAAGCTAGTATCGGGTATTACGACGACGATGAACTGCGTTCGCAGAGCCAATTCATCGAAGCGGGGAAAGCCTATGCACAAGCACACGCATCAGATAGTGATTTGAGTGATCACAATGAGGGCTTCCTAAAAATTTGTCGCGTCGAAGAGCAACGGCAATGCGAGTGCCTACGTTGCTTCTTCGGTGATCCCTTCAAACTCACAATCGTCGATCCCTTTTGGTTGACATCCACCGTTCTCGCTTTAGTCGAAAGCATCTACGCCGACCGTGCCTTTGATCGGATGCCGATCCTCGCCGATGCCCTTCAGGACGCCGGGTGCGACAACGCGGACATCCTCGCTCATTGCCGTGACACTCACGCGACACACGGCCGCGGGTGTTGGGTGGTCGACCTACTGACTGGGCGCAAGTGAACGCCGGCCGCATCTCCCAACAACTCAACTCACGCGACACCTCATTCCAAAAGCCGGCAAACGTAAACTTCCGCACCGGTGGCGGTGAGAGGCCAGGTATTTCGTTATCGATTTTCGCTTTGTGCTTACTTCTTGAGCTAATGGTGTTGCAGTCGCGAGCACGGCTTGCTAACCTAGCTCCATGCGGAGCGACATTCTCTCGACGCCCGCGGCTTCCTCTCCCGGAAGCGTTTTTTCGATGCCGAAAAGCGAGCAGTTTTTACCGCCGCTACCCGAGATCGTGGGCACCGCGCCGGCCATGCAAGACGTGTTTCGTCTTGTTCGCCTCGCCGCGCCCCGATCGGCGAACGTTCTGCTCATAGGTGAAACCGGCACCGGCAAAGAAGTTATCGCGAAAGCCGTTCACAAACTTAGCCGCCGAGCGGACGGGCCGTTCATCCGCGTGAATTGCGGCGCGCTTCACGAAAACCTGCTCGAAAGCGAACTCTTCGGACACATCAAGGGCTCGTTTACCGGGGCCGTTGAGAACAAGACCGGCCGGTTTGAAGCCGCGCACGGCGGCACCATCTTTCTGGACGAAATCAACAGCACCTCGCACAAGCTCCAGGTGAAACTGCTCCGCGTGCTCCAGGAGCGCGAGTTCGAGCGCGTGGGCGAGAGCCGGACGATCCGCGTCGATGTGCGGGTGGTCGCGGCGACGAACACGTCGCTGGAACAGGCCGTTGAAGACGGCGAGTTTCGCGAAGACCTCTATTACCGGCTGAACGTCATTCCGATCGCGTTACCCCCTCTGCGCGAGCGCCGCGACGACATTCCCCTCCTAGCTCAGTTCTTCCTCAAGCGGTACGGCGACTTGCACAAGTGCCCCGTGCCGGAACTGACCCCGATCGCGCTCGACGCACTCAAAGCTCACGACTGGCCCGGGAACGTGCGCGAGTTGGAAAACACCCTGGAACGCCTCACGGTGTTCGCCGACGGCGGGCCGCTCACGCCGGAACTGCTCCGGTTCGGGCGCCCACGCCCGGTCATTCGCGCTTCGCGTGGCAGCGGGGCACCGACCGATGTGCCGTCGCTGATTCACGCACTGGTTCGCGCCGGGATGCACGCGCCGCGCCCGGCTCACATCAAGCTCCACAAGTTCCTCGTTGACGGCGTCGAACGCGAGTTGATCGAAGAAGTCCTGCGCGAGTGCGGTGACAACCAAGTGAAGGCCGCCGACAGGCTGGGCATCAACCGCAACACGCTGCACAAGAAGCGGGAAGAGTATCGCAAGGCCGACGCGGGCGGGGTCGACATCCCCTCGAGCGAACCGCCCGCCGAACCGCCAGCAGCGGCCGGGTGAGTCGTGTTCCCCATTCTCCTCGACTTGCGTGGGAAGCTCGTTTGCGTGATCGGGGGAGGCGCGGTCGGTTCGCGCAAAACGCGGGCAGCCGTTGACGCGGGCGCGAGCGTTCGCGTAGTCGATCCACAGGTCACACTTTCACTTCCAGATCCAATCACTCACATCACCGAGCTGTATCGCGCAGAACACCTCGAAGGCGCGACTCTCGTGTTCGCGTGTGCCACCCCCGAAGTCAACACGCGAGTTGTAGCCGACGCCCACCAACACGGAATTTGGGTGAACGCGGCTTCGTCGCCGGACGCGGGCGATTTCACATTGCCCGCAGTCGTGCGCCGCGGAGGGTTAACGCTGGCCGTCAGCACTGAAGGCGCGTCGCCCGCTCTGGCCCGCCGCATTCGCGAAAAGCTCGAATCTGAGTTCGACAACATATTTGCAGTGTGGGTGCAAATACTCGCCGAGGTGCGGACCGAAGTGCTTGCGACTGTGGCGGATGAAGTCCGCCGGCGCGAGCTGCTCGATTCCTTCGCTGATTGGTCCTGGCTCACGCGGCTGCGCGCGGAAGGTACTGAGGCCGTGCGTCAGGCAATGCGGGCCTGTTTGTGAGAGTGCGATCGCCCTCGCGCTTGCGAGGAGTCGTTTGGGTATAATCAGCTCGTTTCGTCCGTGTCGCGGAGTATGAAGAATCCGCGTTTCACTCGAACAGAGTAAAGTTCCAGCCGCATTCAACTCTGAGCCTGCAACTGTCCGAATACACGAGTTCGACCCACCGGCGGTAAAATCGGCAGAGGCGTTAAAAAACAAGTGCGAGGCGCAAACGGACTTGGTAGACCAATTGAGGCTCCAGGGATTGAAACTCAATAGGCACCGAGGTGGGGAGTCCCAGATTCCAGGGGTTGAAATTCCTGGTTCTGAAAGATGTGAACGCGGAGTTGATGGGTCGGTTTTGATTTCTCGGCAAGGGCGGACATGAACCTGCTCGTGACGTGGAAAAAGGTGCTGCTGTTCGGTGCCTTCGGTGCGGTCGGCTGTCTGGCCGGCTGGCTCGTCGGTGAGCCGCTCATGTGGGCGTCCCGATCGGTCGCGGAGGCGGCCGGGGCCAAGGACGTTCCGTCGCTCATCTCCAAACCGGCGCCCCAATTCGCCGAACCGCCCCCGCTTCCCAGCGACTTCCGCGAGCGCGTTGAGAAGGCAGGCGGGAAGTCCGGAGACGTGCAGCTCTCGCTCATCTGGTACAACGCCAACGACCTCGACTTGTACTGCAAGGATCCGAACGGCGACGTCGTTTTCTACAAGAACCCGCGCGTACCCAGCGGCGGCGAACTGGACGTGGACGCAAATGCCGGCACGACGCGCAGCGGCCTCCCCACGGTACTGACCACCGAGCCGGTCGAGAACATTTACTGGCCGAAGGGCGGCGCACCGGCCGGTCGCTATCAGGTGTTCGTCAACTATTTCGCCCACCGCCCGGCGACCGGGGCGCCCAACGCGACCAAGTACAAGGTGAACGTCCTCCACGACGGTCAGCGGTACGAGTTTACAGGAACCATCGAGCACGGCGGCACACAGCGGAACGAGCGCCTGATTTACGAGTTCGAGTTGAAGCCCCGGCTCGAACTGTTAGCCCCCGACGAAGTGAATTTGCTTCCAGCCGCGCCCGCGATCAAACTTCCGGTCGCAATCCGGCGGACGTACTACAAGGGACCGGTCGAGGTGCGAGCCGAGAATCTCCCGGAAGGTGTGGCCGCGGGTACACTCACCATTCCCGAAGGCGAGAACGAGGGCGAAATCGAACTCCAAGCCGTCGAAGGCGCGAAGGAAATCAAGAAGGCCGCCATCAAACTCGTCGCCACCGGCGGCAGTCTCGATTCATCGGCCAGCGTGCAGGTCGCCACACTCAAGCCGGTCGTCGCGTTCTCTCTTTTCGCAACACTTTCTACTGGCGCATGGACGGCACTACTCGCGATCGGGTTGTGCCTCGCGCTCCTGGCCGGGCAGAACAAGTACCTCGGCAAACCGTTGTTCGCATCGAGCCGCATTCCGCTGTTGGTCGTGATTCTGGGAGCGGGAGGGGCCGGCTTCGTGTCGGGGAGCGTCGGACAGTTGCTCTTTTTTGCGCTGCTCGCGAGCGGCGCCGCGAACCTCGGCTTTCTGGTCGGCTGGGTGCTTCTTGGCGCGCTCCTCGGGTGGGGCATTAGTCGCTTCGTCCCGAACCTGGACGGCCTGAAGGCGGCGCTCGCGGGCCTGGGCGGTGGGTTGCTCGGTGCGGGCGCGTTCCTGCTCCTGTCCGAACTCGCGCAGTGGACCGGGCGCTTCGGTGGTGCAGTGATACTTGGTTTCTGTATCGGGCTGATGGTCGCGGTGGTCGAAGCCGCGTTCCGGCGCGCGTGGATCGAAGTGCGCTACGGTGAGCGCGAAGTAATTACCGTGAATCTCGGTGCCGAACCGGTGCGGATCGGTGGGGACTCGAAGGCCTGCACCGTCTGGGCACGCGGAGCCGCTTCGATCGCTCTCAAATACTGGATTCGCGACGGGCAGGTACAGTGCGCGGACGTGCCTGGGAAGCAAGAAACGCCCGTCGCGGACGGTGATACGCGGACGGCCGGCAACGTAACTGTGATCGTGCGCACGAGCAGCGCTGTCGCACCAATGGAAGACACCCGGCCGACCGTGGTACGCGCGGCCGCGCCCACGGCCCCTGCGCCGGCGCGACCGGAACCCGTGGCGACATCACCGCCGCCTCCCGCGGCGCCCGCTCCGCTCGATTACGACGACGGGCTGCCGATGCCGTTGTCACCTCCCCTGCCCGCGCGACCCGCGGTGACGTCCATTCTCGATCTGGACGACGGCCCGGCTCAGACGGTGCGATCGGCTGGCGCGGCGCCAGCTCCGTCGAAATCCTCCGCTCCGTCAGCACCCGTCGCGGCCCCGCGCCCGGCGCCGACGAGTACACCCAATTCCAGCGCTGTGGACGTGTGCCCGACGTGCGGTCGGAAGATACCCGGGCGCACCGGCGCCCGATACTGTGTGGTTTGCGACCGGACGTTTTGAATATTGTGAGTGTGGGTACCATCGAGCGACCGCGAGAAAACTCAGCCTTCCATGAACGAAGACGAGGAGCTTCTGTTATGCCCTACGATATGCAGATCGATCGCTCGAATCCCGGGTGTATTGTGTTCCTGGTGGACCTGTCCAACTCGATGCTGGACGGGATCGCGGGCACGCAGCGGGCGAAGATGGACACCGTTTCCACCGCCATCAACCGGTTCTTCCAGGAACTCATCACGAGCTGCGAAAAGGGCGAAGAGAAACCGCGTAATTACTTCGACGTGGGCCTGATCGGGTACACCACCGACGCCAACGGGGTCGCCATCGTCCGCCCGCTGTTCCAGGGGGCACTGTCCGGGCGCGACCTCGTTTCCATCAGCGAACTGTACGACACCCCGCTCGAAATCGAGCAGCGGCGCAAGAAAGAATTCGTGGACGACGGCGCCGGCGGGCTCACGGAAATGGAGCGCCAGATCGCGTTCCCGGTCTGGTTCCGCTCGCCGGCCCAGGGCGAGATGTTCGGCACTCCGATGTGTACCGCGCTCGGGTACTGCAAGCAGGTGATCCAGACGTGGATCGACGCCCACTCGGGCAGTTTCCCTCCGATGGTCATCAACCTGACCGACGGCGAGTCCACCGACGGGGTGCCGGTGCCGTTCGCCGAGGAACTCAAGGGGCTGGCGACCGCGGACGGCAACGTGTTGCTGTTCAACTGCCACCTGTCCGGGCGCGACGCGCAACCCGTGTTCCTCCCGCCGACCGAGGCGCAACTGCCCGACGAGTACGCTCGCGACCTGTTCGGGATGTCCAGCCCGCTGCCGGACAAACTGCGGCACATGGCCGAGGTGAAGGGCATTTCCGCGCCTTTGGGGTGCAAGGCGATGGCGTTCAACGCGGACGCGGTGAGCCTGCTCAAGCTCCTGAACGTCGGCACCCAGGTAGTCGCAGCTGCCACTCTCCCGCCGCACCTGCGGTAACCAACGGTTCCAGGTTCCAAGTCCCAGAGTTCCCGGTTGAAGTCGGGACTTGGTCTTGTGTGCTTTAAACTTGGAACCTGGGAACTCCGGACCTGGAACTCGGATAATGGACCCGATCTCCGCCGATCCGCCCCCCGGCTGTGTCGTACTGTTGCTCAGCCTGTCGGCCGAGATGACCGCGAACGTGGTCACCGAAACCGGCACTTTGACGGCGGCCGCGGCGGAACGGCGCCTGGCGGCGGGGGTCGTCGAAGGGTTGGTGAGCGCGGTCGCGGCCGGGCACGCGACGGGGCCGATCGACGTGGCCGTTCTGGGTTGCCGCGCGCTCGAGGACGGGGCATTTCAACTGATTTCGCTGTTGCCAGTCGGTGACCCGAAACCGCAATTCCTCCCGCTCGCACAACTCGCGCGAATGTTCGCGCTTGAACACGCAACAACCACGGACCAGCCGCGCGAGTGGGTCACGGCCCCCGAATGCGAGGGAGAAGCGTGCGCGCCCCCGGCGCTCGCGCGCGTCTACCAGATGGTGTCGGTGTGGCTCACCGGCCGGTTCGCGTCGCGTGCGCCGGTTGTGGTTCACTGCACCACCGCCGGCGCGCTCAACGAAACGTACTTTCGGACCGCGCGCTCGCTGCGCCTGCTGGCAACGGCACACGGCACGCCGCGTTTGCTGCACTACGTGTTCGATCCGGAACCGGAGAGCGAGGTCGTCGAGCGGCTCGCGGACGTTTCGGCCGAATTACCCGCGAAGGATGGCTCAACGCGGCGCGCGGTGTTCGTCAATTCGTGGGACATCCGCGACCCGCTGAGCGCGATTTTCTCCTACGCCCCACGAAGAGACACGATTCCTTGGCGCCGCGGCCGCGCGGGATTTCGCACGACCACGACGATGTGGACCCAGAAGCTGGGGAACGCGCCGGACCAGTGGGAAGACGCCTTTGCACTGGATGAATCATCCAGCGCAACGGCCGTGTCCGACGGGGCGAGTGCGGGCATCTTTTGCAGCATTTGGGCGCAGCAGTTGAGCCGGCGGTTCCTGTCCGATCGGCCCGACGCACGCGATCCGGCCGCCCTGAACCGGTGGGTGAATGATCTGCGTGCCGAGTGGCGCACCGCGATCAATTACGACAACCTGAACTGGTCGAAGCAGGCGAGAGTCGATCAGGTGGGCGCGGCCGCGACTCTCTTGGGACTGGAACTCGGTCCCGCGGACGCACAAGGCCGGCGCCCGTGGCGCGCGTGTGCGGTCGGCGACGCGAGCCTCTTTTGGGTCCGCGCCAACCGGTTGCTCGCGACGTTCCCGGTGGTCGCGGCCGACCAGTTCGGGTCCGCGCCGCTTTTAGTTCGATCGAATCCGGGGTTCCGGACGCTCGCCCTCGTCGCGGCCGGCACGTGCGAACCCAACGACCGGTTCGTGCTCGCGACCGACGCCGTTGCCGCCCGCCTGTTCCGGAGCATGGTGGCCGACTACGACCTGGATTGGGGCCGGTTCGAGGCGCTCGACGAGGTCGACTGGTGCGCGGAGATGGACGCGCTCCGCAAATCGAACGACATGGTGAACGACGACTGCACGCTCATCGTGCTCCGCGTCAGCGAGTTCACGGGCGCGACCGAGGTGCCCGACTTCGGAGACGTTGAAGAACAGGAAGACCTTCCGTTTGCCGAAACGGAACCGTTCGCCGAAGACATCGAAGACGCGGAGCCGGCGCACCCAGTCGCCAGTTCCGCGCGTTCGGCCGAAGCGGACTTCACCGCGGACGACATCGACGACTCGATGATCGAAGAGCCTTCCGATCTGTTAGAACCGGGACCAGAAGAACTCCCGCCGACCGACGATTCCCCGAAATCAACGGACCCGAGCAAATGACTGTGGGAGCACACGTGCTCTCCACCCCGCACAAATCGTTTACACCGTCGGCAGCTCAAAGCCCTTGCGGTACTCGCGGCCCAGGAGTTTGTTCGCTTCGGGCGAGTCGGTTGTTTCGGTCTGGGCGTCGAACTTCAGCACTTTACTGGTACGGAATGCAATGTTGCCCAGGTGACACAATCGCGTGCTCTTGTGCCCCTCCTCGATGTCCGCGTTCGGCTGTGCGTTCCCACGAACCGCGTCGATGAAGTTCTTCTGGTGGGCCTTCAGCATGTCAGGGCCGCTCGGCTCTTTGGTTTCGTCGCCGTCGCGAACGTGCCAACCGTTGTTGTCGAAAAGGAGCGTCCCCTTCTCGCCGTGCAGGATCACGCCATACGACATTTTCTCCGGCCCGTTCTTCTCCCACACGCGGTGCTCCCACACCACCGTGCAGCCGGGGAACTCGAACGTCGCGGTTTGCGTGTCGGGTGTTTCCTGATCGTCGTCGAAGACGTATTTGCCGC
This region of Gemmata massiliana genomic DNA includes:
- a CDS encoding YfaP family protein, coding for MNLLVTWKKVLLFGAFGAVGCLAGWLVGEPLMWASRSVAEAAGAKDVPSLISKPAPQFAEPPPLPSDFRERVEKAGGKSGDVQLSLIWYNANDLDLYCKDPNGDVVFYKNPRVPSGGELDVDANAGTTRSGLPTVLTTEPVENIYWPKGGAPAGRYQVFVNYFAHRPATGAPNATKYKVNVLHDGQRYEFTGTIEHGGTQRNERLIYEFELKPRLELLAPDEVNLLPAAPAIKLPVAIRRTYYKGPVEVRAENLPEGVAAGTLTIPEGENEGEIELQAVEGAKEIKKAAIKLVATGGSLDSSASVQVATLKPVVAFSLFATLSTGAWTALLAIGLCLALLAGQNKYLGKPLFASSRIPLLVVILGAGGAGFVSGSVGQLLFFALLASGAANLGFLVGWVLLGALLGWGISRFVPNLDGLKAALAGLGGGLLGAGAFLLLSELAQWTGRFGGAVILGFCIGLMVAVVEAAFRRAWIEVRYGEREVITVNLGAEPVRIGGDSKACTVWARGAASIALKYWIRDGQVQCADVPGKQETPVADGDTRTAGNVTVIVRTSSAVAPMEDTRPTVVRAAAPTAPAPARPEPVATSPPPPAAPAPLDYDDGLPMPLSPPLPARPAVTSILDLDDGPAQTVRSAGAAPAPSKSSAPSAPVAAPRPAPTSTPNSSAVDVCPTCGRKIPGRTGARYCVVCDRTF
- a CDS encoding vWA domain-containing protein; the protein is MPYDMQIDRSNPGCIVFLVDLSNSMLDGIAGTQRAKMDTVSTAINRFFQELITSCEKGEEKPRNYFDVGLIGYTTDANGVAIVRPLFQGALSGRDLVSISELYDTPLEIEQRRKKEFVDDGAGGLTEMERQIAFPVWFRSPAQGEMFGTPMCTALGYCKQVIQTWIDAHSGSFPPMVINLTDGESTDGVPVPFAEELKGLATADGNVLLFNCHLSGRDAQPVFLPPTEAQLPDEYARDLFGMSSPLPDKLRHMAEVKGISAPLGCKAMAFNADAVSLLKLLNVGTQVVAAATLPPHLR
- a CDS encoding amidohydrolase family protein — its product is MSVTRREFVASALALPLANNARSGETKHPVVVDTHLHCFAGKGDPKFPYHKDGPYQPADPATPEHLLKCMAEAGVDYAIIVHPEPYQDDHRYLEHCLTIGKGKLKGTCLFFAGREGSAEKLKELAKKVPLVAGRIHAYNPDRLPPFGKPELTALWKQIAELGLAVQLHFEPKYAEGFESLIKEFKSTRVLIDHLGRPFQGAAKEYERVLSWAKYANVVMKLSSVPDKKAYPHRDPQPVVKQLTEEFGADRLMFGGGYNEKATGKSYRAERERVAGLLAHLSDADRAKIFGGTAAKLFKLG
- a CDS encoding DUF1579 domain-containing protein, whose translation is MKTVRCFCAVALVAALVAPAARGQDAPKPGPEHEILKKQEGNWDLVMKFGGGESKGTVTYKMDLGGLWLSGALESELFGTKFQGRSLETYDAAKKKYISVWVDSMGTQPMVMEGTYDKDKKTLTLTGEHPGQDGKPAKWKSVTTLTDDNTINFSMFVGDDKEPMFTIVYKRKK
- a CDS encoding BBP7 family outer membrane beta-barrel protein, yielding MDAVTTHDPRAVTLPSEVVGARACCCNYTTWAIMELLIGRTRGPSVAPIVTTGPVSAGAFAGAIGQPTTLPLFGGKRILDDWRSGLRIELGAWLDSSQQSGIGLRFYSLFTANEQFRSASNNRIVINVPQSVSAGPIAIQIPAFVNFPGASTGRAAASAETMFAGGDVNWRYLINRNEWGRVDTLVGYRQLHLVDSLGSNFNVASTAPASESFLASPQYAGADSVHTRDNFYGPQLGLCASVGVGRFWVEGHATGALGVTESSLDFARSRTGVVASNPAAMLATLGAPASATNTVMAAATNHVPTMQSNVANRLSYFGVVGEGGVRVNWRATDHVRFTAGYSFLYWNNVRRAQEMFILGPVLRPQAIDFTTHLFSVGLDLRF
- a CDS encoding precorrin-2 dehydrogenase/sirohydrochlorin ferrochelatase family protein yields the protein MFPILLDLRGKLVCVIGGGAVGSRKTRAAVDAGASVRVVDPQVTLSLPDPITHITELYRAEHLEGATLVFACATPEVNTRVVADAHQHGIWVNAASSPDAGDFTLPAVVRRGGLTLAVSTEGASPALARRIREKLESEFDNIFAVWVQILAEVRTEVLATVADEVRRRELLDSFADWSWLTRLRAEGTEAVRQAMRACL
- a CDS encoding sigma-54 interaction domain-containing protein, translating into MPKSEQFLPPLPEIVGTAPAMQDVFRLVRLAAPRSANVLLIGETGTGKEVIAKAVHKLSRRADGPFIRVNCGALHENLLESELFGHIKGSFTGAVENKTGRFEAAHGGTIFLDEINSTSHKLQVKLLRVLQEREFERVGESRTIRVDVRVVAATNTSLEQAVEDGEFREDLYYRLNVIPIALPPLRERRDDIPLLAQFFLKRYGDLHKCPVPELTPIALDALKAHDWPGNVRELENTLERLTVFADGGPLTPELLRFGRPRPVIRASRGSGAPTDVPSLIHALVRAGMHAPRPAHIKLHKFLVDGVERELIEEVLRECGDNQVKAADRLGINRNTLHKKREEYRKADAGGVDIPSSEPPAEPPAAAG